One genomic segment of Roseovarius carneus includes these proteins:
- a CDS encoding L-threonylcarbamoyladenylate synthase — MHTLHLRADIDGITRAATLLQEGGLVAFPTETVYGLGADATNGAAVASVYAAKGRPAFNPLIVHVASIEDAQRYALWSDAADRLATLWPGPLTLVLPRKPASPLALLTTAGLDSVALRIPAHPVARALLATFGGPLAAPSANPSGRISPTTAAHVADGLTGRIDAIIDGGACSVGLESTILGLTDQNGSTTLLRPGGLPQSVIEAALGAPLTTEDQTSITAPGQLASHYAPNASLRLNATDLRPGETLLGFGPVANATLNLSPGANLTEAAANLFDHLHQLDAAGPAKIAVSPIPDHGLGHAINDRLRRAAAPRDQ, encoded by the coding sequence GTGCACACGCTTCACCTCAGAGCAGACATCGACGGGATCACCCGCGCGGCCACCCTTCTGCAAGAGGGCGGGCTAGTCGCTTTCCCGACCGAGACGGTCTACGGCCTCGGCGCGGACGCCACAAACGGCGCCGCCGTAGCAAGCGTTTATGCGGCCAAGGGCCGACCGGCGTTCAACCCGCTTATCGTGCATGTGGCCAGCATCGAAGACGCTCAGCGCTACGCCCTCTGGAGCGATGCGGCCGACAGGCTCGCCACGCTCTGGCCCGGCCCGCTCACTCTGGTGCTGCCACGCAAGCCCGCCTCGCCGCTCGCCTTACTGACCACCGCAGGCCTCGATAGCGTGGCGCTGCGCATCCCCGCGCATCCCGTGGCCCGCGCGCTGCTCGCCACATTCGGCGGGCCTCTCGCCGCCCCATCAGCCAACCCCTCGGGCCGGATCAGCCCGACAACAGCCGCCCATGTGGCGGATGGGCTAACGGGCCGCATCGACGCGATCATAGATGGAGGAGCGTGTAGCGTGGGCCTTGAATCCACGATCCTCGGGCTGACCGACCAAAACGGCAGCACCACCCTCCTGCGCCCCGGCGGCCTGCCACAAAGCGTGATCGAGGCTGCACTCGGCGCGCCTCTGACAACAGAAGATCAAACCAGCATCACCGCCCCCGGCCAACTGGCCTCACATTACGCGCCAAACGCGTCGCTGCGCCTCAACGCCACAGATCTGAGACCCGGCGAAACCCTCCTCGGCTTTGGCCCCGTGGCAAACGCCACCCTAAATCTCTCGCCCGGCGCAAACCTGACTGAAGCCGCCGCCAACCTTTTCGACCACCTGCACCAGTTGGACGCGGCAGGCCCGGCCAAAATCGCCGTCTCACCGATCCCAGACCACGGTCTCGGCCACGCCATCAACGACCGCCTGCGCCGCGCCGCCGCGCCACGCGATCAGTAG
- a CDS encoding YqgE/AlgH family protein: MDLTGCALIAMPGMGDPRFEHSVIFMCAHSADGAMGLIVNKPMPDLPLRSLLEQMGVPLGADAREGLVHFGGPVENGRGFVLHEAGYESAISTLMVGDDFGMTATMDVLEDLALGRGPVEALVALGYAGWGPGQLEAEIADNGWLICEASQGLIFGVPDMEKWEAALSCLGIDPLTLSAAAGRA, encoded by the coding sequence ATGGATCTGACGGGGTGCGCTTTGATTGCGATGCCCGGCATGGGCGACCCTAGGTTTGAGCATTCGGTCATCTTCATGTGCGCACATTCCGCTGACGGCGCGATGGGTCTGATCGTCAACAAACCGATGCCCGATTTGCCGTTGCGCAGCTTGCTGGAGCAGATGGGTGTGCCTCTGGGCGCGGATGCGCGCGAGGGCCTCGTGCATTTTGGCGGGCCGGTGGAGAACGGGCGTGGCTTTGTGTTGCATGAGGCGGGGTATGAGAGTGCGATTTCGACCCTGATGGTTGGCGATGATTTCGGCATGACCGCCACGATGGATGTGCTGGAGGATCTGGCGCTGGGTCGGGGGCCGGTCGAGGCACTGGTGGCGCTGGGCTATGCAGGCTGGGGCCCCGGCCAGCTTGAGGCGGAGATTGCGGATAATGGATGGCTCATTTGCGAGGCGTCTCAGGGCCTGATCTTCGGTGTGCCTGACATGGAGAAATGGGAGGCGGCGCTGTCGTGTTTAGGTATTGATCCGCTGACCCTGTCGGCGGCGGCAGGCCGGGCCTGA
- a CDS encoding MBL fold metallo-hydrolase translates to MPEGLRTPWAVPPAEGQAIEVAPGILWMRMPLPMVLDHVNIYALDEGESWTVFDTGMFSKRSVAIWERLLAGPLMGKPVGRVIISHHHLDHVGMAGWLMERFDCELVATRTAWLMARMLIMDVEERPTPQALKFWRSAGMDAEIYAKRAGERPFNFGDTCAPIPVGYTRVQQGDTLTIGGRDWGVHTGGGHAPEHLTLWSRTDDLVLSGDQILPSISPNIGVYPTEPEADPLSDWLEACARFKALARPEHLVLGGHKLPFTGLPKRMEQLIDNHHGALRRLEAHLATPRTAAECFAPLFKRKIDGGTYGLALVEAVAHLNHLHQAGRITRRRREDGAWLWQIKD, encoded by the coding sequence ATGCCCGAGGGCCTGCGCACGCCTTGGGCGGTGCCGCCCGCCGAGGGGCAGGCCATTGAGGTCGCACCGGGCATCCTTTGGATGCGGATGCCGCTGCCGATGGTTCTGGATCATGTGAACATCTACGCGCTGGACGAGGGCGAAAGCTGGACCGTGTTTGATACCGGTATGTTCTCCAAACGCTCCGTCGCAATCTGGGAGCGTTTGCTCGCGGGGCCTCTCATGGGCAAGCCCGTGGGGCGGGTGATTATCAGCCATCATCACCTTGATCATGTTGGCATGGCCGGGTGGTTGATGGAGCGCTTTGATTGCGAGCTGGTGGCGACGCGCACCGCTTGGCTGATGGCGCGGATGCTGATCATGGATGTGGAGGAGCGGCCAACGCCACAGGCGCTGAAATTCTGGCGCAGCGCGGGGATGGATGCGGAGATCTACGCCAAACGCGCGGGCGAGCGGCCCTTCAATTTCGGCGATACCTGCGCGCCTATTCCGGTGGGATATACCCGCGTACAGCAGGGCGATACGCTGACCATTGGGGGCCGGGACTGGGGCGTGCATACCGGCGGCGGGCACGCGCCCGAGCACCTCACGCTGTGGAGTCGGACGGATGATCTGGTCCTCTCCGGTGATCAGATCCTGCCCTCGATTAGCCCCAATATCGGCGTCTATCCGACCGAGCCCGAGGCAGACCCGCTTTCTGACTGGCTCGAAGCCTGCGCGCGGTTCAAAGCGCTGGCCCGGCCCGAGCATCTGGTTTTGGGGGGGCATAAGCTGCCCTTCACGGGCCTGCCCAAGCGGATGGAGCAACTCATCGACAATCATCATGGCGCGCTCCGGCGGCTGGAGGCGCATCTGGCCACGCCCCGCACGGCGGCAGAGTGCTTCGCGCCGCTCTTCAAACGGAAAATTGATGGCGGGACATACGGTCTGGCCCTTGTGGAGGCGGTTGCGCATCTCAATCATCTGCATCAGGCTGGTCGCATCACGCGCCGCCGCCGAGAGGATGGCGCATGGCTTTGGCAGATAAAGGACTAA
- a CDS encoding protein-disulfide reductase DsbD domain-containing protein: protein MKPLLHPLALIATLLITPLAALAEDLSDVVSAKLLPGWRSADGTHMAGLEITLAPGWKTYWRAPGDAGIPPQFDWRASQNLAGAEIRWPVPNRVDQDGMISIGYSGTVVLPLRLTPSRAGRDITLSGQISMGVCEDVCIPVDLTLSATLPKDGTARDPRIAAALANRPDTQKEAGVTGVSCAISAGSDGALKLSAQMRLGDTGRDEMVVVETDNPKVWVAPTTSARNGNTLTAETELMHVEGSSFALNRQGIRITVLGGSKMVDIKGCPAGG, encoded by the coding sequence ATGAAACCTCTTTTGCACCCCCTCGCCCTCATCGCCACGCTTCTCATAACGCCCCTCGCCGCGCTGGCTGAGGACTTATCGGATGTCGTCTCGGCCAAGCTTCTGCCCGGATGGCGCAGCGCGGATGGCACGCATATGGCGGGGCTTGAGATCACCCTCGCGCCGGGCTGGAAAACCTATTGGCGCGCGCCCGGCGATGCAGGCATCCCGCCGCAGTTTGATTGGCGCGCCTCGCAAAATCTTGCGGGGGCCGAAATCCGCTGGCCCGTGCCAAATCGCGTCGATCAGGACGGTATGATCTCAATCGGCTATAGCGGCACTGTCGTCCTGCCCCTGCGGCTCACGCCCAGCCGTGCGGGCCGCGACATCACCCTGTCGGGGCAGATCAGCATGGGCGTCTGCGAAGATGTGTGCATTCCCGTCGATCTCACCCTCTCGGCCACCCTGCCCAAGGATGGCACGGCCCGCGATCCACGCATCGCCGCCGCCCTCGCCAACCGGCCCGATACGCAAAAAGAGGCGGGTGTGACGGGTGTTTCCTGCGCCATCTCCGCCGGCAGTGACGGCGCGCTGAAGCTGAGCGCGCAAATGCGGCTGGGCGATACCGGGCGCGATGAAATGGTCGTGGTCGAGACGGACAATCCCAAGGTCTGGGTTGCTCCCACCACGTCTGCGCGCAACGGCAATACCCTGACCGCTGAGACCGAGTTGATGCATGTCGAAGGCAGCTCTTTCGCGCTCAACCGTCAGGGCATCCGCATCACGGTTCTGGGCGGCTCGAAAATGGTCGATATCAAAGGATGCCCCGCAGGAGGGTGA
- a CDS encoding acyl-CoA dehydrogenase, with the protein MSYRAPLAEYDLLMRHVVGLDLVAGTERFGEANAETVATILSEAARMCEQVLAPLNAPGDREGARLENGVVRLPEGFAEGYRAVAEGGWAAITASEAYGGLALPITVATAVNEMMASACLSLQIAPLMSQGQIEALEHHASDEIKALYLPKLVSGQWNGTMNLTEAQAGSDVGALRTKAEPGGDGTYAITGQKIYISWGDNDATENTCHLVLARLPDGAEGTKGISLFVVPKFLPDADGNPGVRNDLSVVSLEHKLGLHGSPTAVMEYAGAKGWLVGEPHKGMRAMFTMMNNARLGVGGQGIGVAERAFQHALAYASDRRQGVTPLGATAIIDHADVRRMLLTMQADVFAARAIALSCAVAIDMETATGQAAWAARAAFLTPIAKAFGSDTGVRVADMGVQVHGGMGYIEETGAAQFTRDVRVTAIYEGTNGIQAMDLVSRKMMDEGEMAYVILDEIEAEAQAVRADLPDLAEPLLEACAALRAGTDWIVQHPAEDRFAGAVPYLAAFARVLGGQAHLKAARVEGGARLALARFYMARMLPEYAAKLAEARAGAAGLYAADVRAMAR; encoded by the coding sequence ATGTCCTATCGTGCGCCCCTTGCTGAGTATGATCTGCTGATGCGTCATGTCGTGGGTCTTGACCTTGTGGCGGGCACTGAGCGCTTTGGCGAGGCGAATGCGGAGACTGTTGCTACGATTTTATCTGAGGCCGCGCGGATGTGTGAGCAGGTTCTGGCACCGCTCAACGCGCCGGGGGACCGGGAGGGCGCGCGCCTTGAGAATGGTGTGGTGCGTCTGCCTGAGGGGTTTGCCGAAGGGTATCGCGCGGTGGCTGAGGGCGGTTGGGCCGCGATCACCGCATCCGAGGCCTATGGCGGTCTGGCGCTGCCGATTACTGTGGCCACGGCGGTCAATGAGATGATGGCCTCAGCCTGTCTCAGCCTGCAAATCGCGCCTTTGATGAGCCAGGGCCAGATCGAGGCGTTGGAGCATCATGCGAGCGATGAGATCAAGGCGCTTTACCTGCCCAAGTTGGTGAGTGGGCAATGGAACGGGACGATGAACCTGACCGAGGCGCAGGCGGGCAGCGATGTGGGTGCGCTGCGCACAAAGGCAGAGCCCGGGGGCGACGGGACCTACGCCATCACGGGCCAGAAGATTTACATCAGCTGGGGCGACAATGACGCGACCGAGAACACCTGTCATCTGGTGCTCGCGCGTTTGCCGGATGGGGCGGAGGGCACGAAGGGTATCTCGCTCTTTGTGGTGCCGAAATTCCTGCCCGATGCGGATGGCAATCCAGGCGTGCGCAATGATCTGTCGGTGGTCAGCCTTGAGCACAAGCTTGGCCTGCATGGCAGCCCCACGGCGGTGATGGAGTATGCCGGTGCCAAAGGCTGGCTCGTGGGGGAGCCGCATAAAGGCATGCGCGCGATGTTCACCATGATGAACAATGCGCGGCTTGGTGTGGGCGGGCAGGGTATAGGCGTGGCCGAGCGGGCCTTTCAACATGCGCTGGCCTATGCATCGGACCGTCGGCAGGGTGTGACGCCCTTGGGGGCGACCGCGATCATCGACCATGCTGATGTGCGCCGGATGCTGCTTACAATGCAGGCGGATGTGTTCGCAGCGCGCGCCATCGCGCTGAGCTGTGCCGTGGCGATTGATATGGAGACGGCCACCGGGCAGGCGGCATGGGCCGCGCGGGCCGCGTTCCTGACGCCCATCGCCAAGGCCTTCGGCAGCGATACAGGCGTCCGGGTCGCGGATATGGGCGTGCAAGTGCATGGCGGCATGGGCTATATTGAGGAAACAGGTGCGGCGCAGTTCACGCGCGATGTGCGGGTGACGGCGATCTATGAAGGCACCAACGGGATTCAGGCGATGGATCTGGTGAGCCGCAAGATGATGGATGAGGGCGAGATGGCATATGTGATCTTGGACGAAATCGAGGCCGAGGCCCAAGCCGTGCGGGCGGACCTGCCCGATCTGGCCGAGCCTTTGCTTGAGGCCTGCGCGGCCCTGCGCGCGGGCACCGATTGGATAGTGCAACACCCGGCAGAAGATCGCTTCGCGGGCGCTGTGCCTTATCTCGCGGCGTTTGCGCGGGTTCTTGGCGGGCAGGCGCATCTCAAGGCGGCGCGGGTCGAGGGAGGTGCACGGCTGGCGTTGGCCCGGTTCTACATGGCGCGGATGTTGCCCGAGTATGCAGCCAAGCTGGCCGAGGCACGTGCCGGGGCTGCGGGGCTTTATGCGGCTGATGTTCGAGCAATGGCGCGGTGA